A single window of Halobacterium jilantaiense DNA harbors:
- the pdxS gene encoding pyridoxal 5'-phosphate synthase lyase subunit PdxS — protein MATETDLEELRRGSELVKRGFAKMQKGGVIMDVVDREQARIAEDVGAVAVMNLEAVPADIRKRGGVARMADPASLEGVIDEVSIPVMGKARIGHTKEAQILEAVGADMIDESEVLTPADDEYHIDKREFTAPFVCGARNLQEALRRIDEGAAMIRTKGEAGTGDVNQAVHHQRNIKSAIRKLEGMSHEERNMWAREHEAPADLVHETAEMGRLPVVNFAAGGIATPADAALMMHHGCDGIFVGSGIFGAEDPEAMGRAIVDAVNNWDDPERLTEIASNIGDGMKGDPNVDLPEDEKMQGRGN, from the coding sequence ATGGATGTCGTCGACCGCGAGCAGGCGCGCATCGCGGAGGACGTCGGCGCGGTCGCCGTGATGAACCTCGAAGCGGTGCCGGCGGACATCCGCAAGCGCGGCGGCGTCGCCCGGATGGCCGACCCGGCGAGCCTCGAAGGCGTCATCGACGAGGTGTCGATTCCCGTGATGGGGAAGGCCCGCATCGGCCACACGAAGGAAGCCCAGATTCTGGAGGCCGTCGGCGCGGACATGATCGACGAGAGCGAGGTCCTGACGCCCGCCGACGACGAGTACCACATCGACAAGCGCGAGTTCACTGCTCCGTTCGTGTGCGGCGCGCGGAACCTCCAGGAGGCCCTGCGTCGCATCGACGAGGGCGCGGCGATGATTCGCACGAAGGGCGAGGCCGGCACCGGTGACGTGAACCAGGCCGTCCACCACCAGCGCAACATCAAGTCCGCGATTCGGAAGCTGGAGGGCATGAGCCACGAGGAGCGCAACATGTGGGCCCGCGAGCACGAGGCACCCGCCGACCTCGTCCACGAGACCGCCGAGATGGGTCGGCTGCCGGTCGTGAACTTCGCTGCTGGCGGCATCGCGACGCCCGCCGACGCCGCGCTGATGATGCACCACGGCTGTGACGGCATCTTCGTCGGCTCCGGCATCTTCGGCGCAGAGGACCCCGAGGCGATGGGCCGCGCCATCGTGGACGCCGTGAACAACTGGGACGACCCCGAGCGCCTCACCGAAATCGCGTCGAACATCGGCGACGGCATGAAGGGCGACCCGAACGTCGACCTGCCCGAGGACGAGAAGATGCAGGGCCGCGGGAACTGA